The segment GTCCACAGCACGATCGCGACGGCCTGCCAGAGGATCACCCACCCCTTCTTGACCCCGGAGGCGACGAAGAACGCTGCGGTCAGCTGGGTCGGCAGCGCGAACGGCGCGATGATGCTCGCGCCCGGTACGCCGAACCGGACCAGCCACCGCTGCAGGCGACGGCGGCCTTTCGCCCGTCGAGAATCGCCCTCAGTGTCGGTGTCGGTGTCGGTGGCCGTCGGGCGTTCCATCACCATCGTCGAGCTCGTGCTGGTCCGCGGCGCTGTGGCAGCGGCCGATGTCCTCGCGGCTCGGCGGGCGACCACCGACTCGCGGACACGCGAGCCGAGCAGGACGACGAGAACCACACTCAGGAGATTGCCGACGATACCGGCGAGCGCGGCAACGACGGGATGGATGCCGCCGAGAATGCCGATCGCTGCAGACCCCTCACCCTCCACATAGGGGATCATCCCGAGGAGAGCGACGAGCAGCGGCTGGAGGAACTCAGGAAGTTGGTCGACGAAGGCTTGAAACCCTTCGTACGGGCTGGACATGGATCACTTCTTTCTCTTCGCCCTTGTGGGGCCTTGTTCTCGGAGGATGCGGTCAGCCCCCCGGTATCACGTCATCGGCACCCATTTATGCACCGATCGATGCGTAATAACGCACACCCGTGAGAATCATTCCCATACGGTCGGCGCTGCCCTCATCGGTCGTCGCAACCCGTGCGCCGAGCCGTAGCATCCCTGGGATGACCGACCTCATCGTCACCGGTGCCATCCTTCAGCGGACGCCCACCGACACCGCCGTCGGCGACCTCTTCGTTCGCGGCTCGATGATCACCGCCGAGGGAGACCCGGCAGCTGATTCGGCAGTCGTCGACGGCCGCGGCGCCTCGATCGTGCCGCTCTTCGTCGACACGGTGTTCGGCTCACCTGAGCCACCCGCCTCGGACGCGTTCGACCTCATCCCCGGGCATCCGGCGACCTTCGCCGTCATCGACGACAGGGTCGGCTCCGACGAGATCCGGCACATGCTCGTCGTCCGCCCGGACCGACTTCGCGCGGTCGTCGTCGACGGTTCGGTGATCGTCCGGGACGGTCATTCACTTCGGCCGGCGGGCACCGACCTGAGCCCCAGCGATCCGCGCCTCACGGCGTGGACCGACCCGCGCCGCGACATGACGCAGTATCTGACCGCGGACGGCCGGTACAGCGAGACCCGCGGCGGCCGCCGAGACGCCTGGACCGGGCAGTTCTGGATCGACGGAGCGCGGATCACCTACCTCGACGACTCGGGATTCTGGGCGTTCGGGCAGTTCCACGGCGGTCAGCTGCATCACGCGGGCTTCGTGCTGGAGAGCTGATCTCTCGCGTCGATGACGCAGAACCGGACGCCCTCGGGGTCTTCCATGATCACGAAGTCCGCGTCCTCCGGCATCCGGTCCCAGGGCACCACGCGCGCACCGAGGGCGATGAGCCGCGCCACTTCGGCCTGCTGGTCTTCGGCGTAGAGGTCGAGGTGGATCCTGGGTGGAAGCGTACGGGGTGCCGGCACCGCATCGAGGGACACGTTCGGCCCCGTCCCGCTCCGCGGCCGCAGCAGCGCGAAGTCATCATCCCTCGGCTCCCGCACCTCGTAGTCGAGAGCCTGCGTCCAGAACGCCGTCTGCGCGTCGAGGTCGTCGACGCGGATGACGATGGATCCGACGATGAGCATGGGGCGACCCTACGCTCCGGCCGATCCGCTCGCGAGCCATGTCGGGGGCACAACTAGACTGATCGCGTCCGGCGCCCCGCGATCTCCAGGAGTTCAGCCGCGTGACCACCCCCTCCACTTCCCTGGCAGACACCGTCTCGAACGCGCTCGCTACGCCCGAGCGAGAGCAGCCGTTCGCCGCGCTGGGTTTGAAGCCCGACGAGTACGAGCGCATCCG is part of the Microbacterium sp. ET2 genome and harbors:
- a CDS encoding small multidrug efflux protein: MSSPYEGFQAFVDQLPEFLQPLLVALLGMIPYVEGEGSAAIGILGGIHPVVAALAGIVGNLLSVVLVVLLGSRVRESVVARRAARTSAAATAPRTSTSSTMVMERPTATDTDTDTEGDSRRAKGRRRLQRWLVRFGVPGASIIAPFALPTQLTAAFFVASGVKKGWVILWQAVAIVLWTGLVAAAALGVVNLFGWQ
- a CDS encoding Atu4866 domain-containing protein, with translation MTDLIVTGAILQRTPTDTAVGDLFVRGSMITAEGDPAADSAVVDGRGASIVPLFVDTVFGSPEPPASDAFDLIPGHPATFAVIDDRVGSDEIRHMLVVRPDRLRAVVVDGSVIVRDGHSLRPAGTDLSPSDPRLTAWTDPRRDMTQYLTADGRYSETRGGRRDAWTGQFWIDGARITYLDDSGFWAFGQFHGGQLHHAGFVLES
- a CDS encoding VOC family protein; this encodes MLIVGSIVIRVDDLDAQTAFWTQALDYEVREPRDDDFALLRPRSGTGPNVSLDAVPAPRTLPPRIHLDLYAEDQQAEVARLIALGARVVPWDRMPEDADFVIMEDPEGVRFCVIDARDQLSSTKPA